AAGCGATTCATTCCACTGGTGCAGCCAAGCGTCTGAACCGCGATGGTGTGGCCAGGCGGCATAGCTTCGGAAGCGAGGCCTATGCAAAAGAGGAGCTGATCGCTGAACTCGGGGCCTTCCTCCTGACCCAGCGATTGGGCATTGGCAGCAACAGTGAAAACCATGCAGCCTACCTCCATCACTGGATTCAGATTCTCCAGGAAAGTCCACGAATCCTATTCAGGCTTCTCAGCGATGCCACGAAGGCAGCGGATCTTATCGCGTCAAGCGTCAGCCAAACCGCGGCCGTAAAGGGGCCAAAGCCAAGCCCTATCTTGGTGAGGAGCTGAACTATGAATGAATCTGATCACCTCGGATGAGATCTAAAACCCTGGAGATTGATTTGGATCCAAGTCACAGTCTCATCACTCAAGACGGGATTGAACATCCCAACTCTGGCGTGACATTCTGACAGCAGGCCCTCGACTTTCCGGGGGCCTTTTCTCTATTCTGAAAAATCCAAAACCTATCCCTTTCCTTCAACAGAAGCCATTAAAGAAACAGATGGGTATTCATCTTCCTGCGAAGATATCATTGTGAACATTTGACCATCGCCGCCGCCTGCAAGACCGCTCAGTTCCTGCGCCTGACCACCGGCGAGGAGACCTGACCAGCCCGATCCACAACCTGCTACCCGGCCTCCTGACCTTTGATCTGGAGACCCAGATAGACCTTTCCCCTCTCTGCTTCTCTCTCAAGGCGTCCGCCTCAAGAGAAGGCCCATCAGAGCAGACCTCTCCGAGAGAACCTTACCAGACCCCGCAACACCCCCTCTCTCATCCGCGCCACGATTCGCGCCACGATTCGCGCCACGATTCGCGCCAACTCACGATTCGCGCCAACCCCGTGGCGCGAATCTTTTCAGTCATACCAATGGATTTCGGGATTCGCGCCAATTCGCCAACCTCCAGGGCACCCTCCATCGCAACCCCTCCCGCCCGCTAGATGCACCCCCGCGCATCCGCGCACGCGGGCGCGATCTATGTATGCCCCCAAAACCAACCCTTTCGTGCCTGTGAACGTAAGTGGCACCGCAGTCCACACACTCCGCTCGGGACTCGATCAGTGCAGGTAGATCCCAACCACTGGCAGCTGCACTCCACTCGTCTGCGCCGACTCGTTTGCGACAGAGTTCGATGATCTGAGGAGGACGGGCCATAGCGCTCCCCAGAAGCCCTTAGACGGCCCAGGAAGGCGGCTGGAAACCCAACAGCGCGGGCCCCACTCCTCGCGATTCCCAGCCCCGCAGAGGGCCTTCCAGGGCCAACTTGACGTTGGACATCGATGACCTTGGAAGAAGACCCAGCGCCTTCCTGGCTGGGCTCGCACGAATGGACCACCTTTGCAAACGCTTTTGCAAACAGACTTCGACCGGAATTCCGAAAAGACAGTAACGGCAATGGATTACAAGCGAGATCACCCTGCATGGCATGCAGGGGGTCAGCGGTTCGAGTCCGCTTGGCTCCATTTCATTGGTACAGGGCTCCCCTGGGGCTTCTTTGACCGGTCCCCTGGGGGGCCTTGTTGCTCTGGTCAAGCTGGCTGAGCCGGAAACGGCTGCCGCCGGTGCGGCCGACAGGATGGCCCGATCCCCTGCCCTTTGCCCCTTGGCCATCCGCCACCCTTGGGCCCGATGGCGGCGACGTCGGGCCGCCAGCCTCGCCGCGGGCCTGGCGCTGCTCGTCCCGTCCATCGTCCCCTCCATCGGCCGGGCGGGAGGGATCGTGGAACCCAACAACGGCTCCCTGGCGCCGATCGATCGGGAGGCCTTCCGGCAGGAGTATGGGCAAGAAGGCCTGTTCCGGCTGCGGCTGGGGGTGGATGCGGCCGAACAGCCTCCCAGGGCTGGCGCTGGCGCCGGGGCCACTCCCAAGCCCTGCCCTGCCGCCAGCTGGGGCGGCTCGCTGCAGAAGCAGCGCTACGACGCAGCGATGGGCCTGCGGAAGTACTACGCCGCCGGAGAGGCCCTGGGGGAATGGCGGCGGCTGTGTACCCCCACGACACCCCCCACGCCCTGAACCGCATCAGGGCTGTGGCCCCCGCCTCAGTCACTGATGGCCTTGGTGCGCATCGCCGCCTCCAGGGTCCTGATCTCTTCCGGCGACAGCTTGGGCCGATCCAGCTTGAGGGTGAGCTTGTTGAGCGTGCCGGTGAAGCGGAAGGGTGGCTGGTAGTCGGCGTCGTTGACGCCGGTGAGGGTGTCGGAGCCGATGTCGAAGCTTTCGTCCCACTGCAGGATCATCGGCAGGGTCTTCGGCATCGTCTTGGTGGCCACCGCCTTGCCGTCCACCTTGAGGGTGCCGGTGCCGGGGCGGCCGACACCGCTGAAGTCGTTGAAGGCCAGGGTGCCGGCCCCCTTGCCGTCGTAGACGAAATAGAACTCCACCTTGTGCTTGCCAGGGGCAAGGGGCTCGCTGCCCTCCCACCTGAGGCGCTCCAGATCCACCATGTTCCACACCCACACGGGCTTGCTGTTCTTCAGGTAGAAGCCGTAGCCGCCGAAGCGGCCGCCGGAGGTGAGCAGCATGCCCTCGGCGCCGCCGTCCGGCACCTCGATGTCGGCGGTGACGGTGTAGGAGGTGTTGAGCAGCACAGGCGAATCCCCTTGGGGCAGCCCCACCATCGGATGGGTGTAAACGAATTCGCTGCGGGAGGCGGTGATGTTGGGCCGGGGGGCCACGATCCGCGCCGCCACCGAGGCATCGAGCGGGAACACCTGGTACTTGTTGGCTTCAGCGATGAAGGCCGCCTTCATCTCCTTCAGCTTGCCGGGGTTCTGGGCCGCCAGGTCGGTGGTCTGGCTGAAATCAGTGTTGAGGTTGTAGAGCTCCAGGGTCTGGTTGTTGAGCGGATCGGGGTTGGCCGGGCCGAAGGCGTCCCAGGGGGCCCGGTTCACCTTGGTGCTCAGCAACCAGCCCTTGTCGTAAAGGGCCCACTGACCCATCATCTCGAAGTACTGGCGCTCGTGCCTGGAGGGCGCCTTGGGATTCTTCCCATCGAAGGTGTAAACGAAGCTGGTGCCCTCGATCGGCTTCTGGGGGATGCCATCCACCACCTCGGGCGCCTTCAGACCGGCCGCCTCCAGGATCGTCGGCACCACGTCGATCACGTGCACGAACTGCTCCCGCAGGCCCCCTCGGTCCTTGATGCGGGCCGGCCAGGACACCACCATGTTCTGGTTGACCCCGCCCAGGCGGGAGGCGTTCTGCTTGAACCAGCTGAACGGGGTGTCGAAGGCCCAGCTCCAGCCTGCCGACATGTGGTTGTAGGTGAGATCTGTGCCCCACACATCGAAGAACTTCATCTGCACCTCAACAGGCAGCTTGTTGAGGCCGTTGAAGAAGGCCACCTCGTTGGGGGTGCCCAGGGGCCCGCCTTCGGCGCTGGTGCCGTTGTCGCCGTTGATGTAGACAATCAGGGTGTTGTCGAGTTTGCCGAGATCCTCGAACTGCTGGATCACCCGGCCGATTTCGTAGTCGCTGTAGGCGGCGTAGGCGGCGAACACCTCCACCTGACGGATGAACAGTTTCTGGGCCTCCGGGCTCAATTGGTCCCAGGGGGTGATCACCTCGGCCGGCCAGGGGTCG
This genomic stretch from Cyanobium gracile PCC 6307 harbors:
- a CDS encoding arylsulfatase, with protein sequence MPERPLTRFSVALGRLLRRLVPACLALALLGWSFGAVPALAQRITGTPGAPNATTTISGNQLPAPAPPFGGVIKDGALQAKPWWAPRITPPQGAPNVLLIITDDAGFGVPSTFGGVIPTPAMDRVAKAGLRYNRMFSTALCSPTRAALITGRNHHSAGFGVISEQSTGFPGYNSILERDKATIGRLLKDNGYSTAWFGKDHNVPAFQASQSGPFDQWPTGMGFEYFYGFVGGDANQWQPNLFRNTTQIYPFEGKEPGSWNLVTAMADDAIDYMSRMHQINPSKPLFIKYAPGATHAPHHPTKEWVDRIHAMHLFDDGYEKLRERIFANQKKLGVIPKDAKLDPWPAEVITPWDQLSPEAQKLFIRQVEVFAAYAAYSDYEIGRVIQQFEDLGKLDNTLIVYINGDNGTSAEGGPLGTPNEVAFFNGLNKLPVEVQMKFFDVWGTDLTYNHMSAGWSWAFDTPFSWFKQNASRLGGVNQNMVVSWPARIKDRGGLREQFVHVIDVVPTILEAAGLKAPEVVDGIPQKPIEGTSFVYTFDGKNPKAPSRHERQYFEMMGQWALYDKGWLLSTKVNRAPWDAFGPANPDPLNNQTLELYNLNTDFSQTTDLAAQNPGKLKEMKAAFIAEANKYQVFPLDASVAARIVAPRPNITASRSEFVYTHPMVGLPQGDSPVLLNTSYTVTADIEVPDGGAEGMLLTSGGRFGGYGFYLKNSKPVWVWNMVDLERLRWEGSEPLAPGKHKVEFYFVYDGKGAGTLAFNDFSGVGRPGTGTLKVDGKAVATKTMPKTLPMILQWDESFDIGSDTLTGVNDADYQPPFRFTGTLNKLTLKLDRPKLSPEEIRTLEAAMRTKAISD